Proteins encoded by one window of Flagellimonas lutaonensis:
- a CDS encoding rhomboid family intramembrane serine protease translates to MYNLHLATIGIIVVNILVTLRGFNDQTFFDRYKFNIAAIQAGQKERMFTSGFLHVDISHLFFNMFTLFFFADVVITWFGAFKFLVIYFVSLFAGSLLAMFFHKNEPYYSAVGASGAVTGILYAAILLQPDMQLGILFIPIPLPAYVLGIAYLLYSIYGMKSRLGNIGHTAHFGGAIGGYAMTLIFLPGLLVTETLMVLLLAIPIIILFVLEKMGKI, encoded by the coding sequence ATGTACAATTTGCACTTAGCTACCATTGGCATTATTGTTGTCAATATTCTGGTGACACTTCGGGGTTTCAACGACCAAACTTTCTTTGATCGCTACAAATTCAACATAGCTGCCATTCAGGCCGGTCAAAAAGAGCGCATGTTCACTTCAGGGTTCCTGCATGTTGATATTTCGCACTTGTTCTTCAACATGTTCACCCTCTTCTTTTTTGCCGATGTGGTCATCACTTGGTTTGGGGCCTTCAAATTTCTGGTCATTTACTTTGTAAGCCTTTTTGCCGGTAGTTTGCTTGCCATGTTCTTCCACAAAAACGAGCCCTATTACAGTGCTGTCGGCGCCAGTGGTGCAGTGACGGGAATACTCTATGCCGCTATTCTGTTGCAGCCCGATATGCAATTGGGCATCCTGTTCATTCCGATTCCGTTGCCTGCATATGTTCTGGGCATTGCCTACCTACTTTATTCCATATATGGCATGAAAAGCAGATTGGGCAACATTGGGCATACGGCCCACTTTGGTGGTGCCATTGGGGGCTATGCCATGACCCTTATATTTTTGCCGGGCCTCTTGGTCACCGAGACACTTATGGTACTATTGCTGGCAATCCCTATCATAATACTCTTTGTGCTTGAAAAGATGGGTAAAATCTAA
- a CDS encoding lysophospholipid acyltransferase family protein — protein MQLIGFIIAYPLLWLVSRLPFSLLYGLSNILYYLVYHSIGYRKKVVRENLRLAFPEKSIAEIKAIEKKFYRHMCDMFLEMIKTMGISHEQLQKRFVFTNLEVLHGLEAQNKSIMVMFPHYASWEWSIALDAHIKSKGYGIYQKINNPYFDKLIRDIRKKFGTSLISTKETKEIVAKNRREGRLSTYGILSDQSPMRHKAQYWTSFMGIVVPVHVGAENLCKKLDLPAVYLKVRKLKRGHYQGTFKILAENPKEFKDFEITDAFLREVEDSIREAPEYYFWTHKRWKHRGKGPKNMKQTVQDQS, from the coding sequence ATGCAATTGATTGGTTTTATCATCGCATACCCTTTACTTTGGTTGGTTTCGCGGTTGCCTTTTAGCCTTCTTTACGGCCTGTCAAACATTCTTTATTATCTGGTTTACCATAGTATCGGCTATCGAAAAAAAGTGGTGCGCGAAAACCTTCGTCTGGCCTTTCCTGAGAAATCGATTGCAGAAATCAAAGCGATAGAAAAGAAGTTTTATCGCCATATGTGCGATATGTTTTTAGAGATGATAAAGACGATGGGGATCTCTCATGAACAATTGCAAAAAAGGTTCGTTTTTACAAATTTAGAGGTACTTCATGGCTTGGAGGCCCAGAACAAAAGTATCATGGTCATGTTTCCGCATTATGCGAGTTGGGAATGGTCTATCGCACTCGATGCGCACATCAAATCAAAGGGTTACGGCATCTACCAAAAAATCAACAACCCCTACTTCGATAAATTGATTCGCGATATACGCAAAAAATTCGGCACCTCTTTGATTTCTACAAAGGAAACCAAAGAAATCGTGGCCAAGAACCGCCGTGAAGGTCGTTTGAGCACCTATGGCATACTGAGCGACCAATCGCCCATGCGACATAAGGCCCAATATTGGACCTCGTTCATGGGCATTGTGGTACCTGTTCATGTGGGGGCCGAGAACTTGTGCAAAAAATTGGATTTGCCCGCAGTATATTTAAAGGTCAGAAAACTGAAACGCGGCCATTACCAAGGTACCTTTAAAATACTAGCTGAAAACCCCAAAGAATTCAAGGACTTTGAAATTACCGATGCCTTTTTAAGGGAAGTGGAAGACTCCATTAGGGAAGCCCCGGAATATTATTTCTGGACCCACAAGCGGTGGAAGCATCGCGGCAAAGGGCCCAAGAACATGAAGCAGACAGTACAAGACCAAAGTTAA